One Brachyspira suanatina DNA segment encodes these proteins:
- a CDS encoding P-loop NTPase fold protein codes for MSNENNYFKDIENTIKNYLAEENTDYGIMLTGEWGTGKTYYVKNYLGYIKEELKFNEPLYISVAGKSNVEEIINDLFLLKILGNSSNNKLNIIKTIANNGGKALLETLKAFKVNLINSVLSSIFNIGKDIYKEIDNFQNTLIVIDDLERYLKK; via the coding sequence ATGTCTAATGAAAATAACTATTTTAAAGATATAGAAAACACAATAAAAAATTATTTAGCTGAAGAAAATACAGACTATGGGATAATGCTCACAGGTGAGTGGGGAACTGGTAAAACATATTATGTAAAAAATTATTTGGGATACATAAAAGAGGAATTAAAATTTAATGAACCATTATATATTTCTGTTGCTGGGAAATCTAATGTAGAAGAAATAATTAATGACTTGTTTTTATTAAAAATATTAGGTAATTCATCAAATAATAAGTTAAATATTATAAAAACTATAGCTAATAATGGAGGTAAAGCATTACTTGAAACATTAAAAGCTTTTAAAGTTAATTTAATAAATAGTGTTTTATCTTCTATTTTTAATATAGGTAAAGATATATATAAGGAAATTGATAATTTTCAAAATACATTAATTGTTATCGATGATTTAGAAAGATATCTAAAAAAATAA